A stretch of the Xiphias gladius isolate SHS-SW01 ecotype Sanya breed wild chromosome 21, ASM1685928v1, whole genome shotgun sequence genome encodes the following:
- the LOC120783146 gene encoding LOW QUALITY PROTEIN: sodium-dependent neutral amino acid transporter SLC6A17-like (The sequence of the model RefSeq protein was modified relative to this genomic sequence to represent the inferred CDS: inserted 1 base in 1 codon), protein MPKNSKVTQREQSHEHVTESVADLLAHEEPLDYKSSSLNVGGAAGKKVPQIEVPENDGRPAWNSKLQYILAQVGFSVGLGNVWRFPYLCQKNGGGAYLVPYFILLLIIGIPLFFLELAVGQKIRRGSIGVWNYVCPRLGGIGMSSLMVCGFVGLYYNVIIGWSIFYFFQSFQYPLPWSDCPIRKNGTLAIVEPECDKSSATTYFWYRQTLNTTSTIAVSGGLNVKMTLSLFVAWIIVCLAVIKGIASSGKVMYFSSLFPYLVLFCFLVRGLMLKGSVDGIAHMFTPKLEKMLEPKVWREAATQVFFALGLGFGGVIAFSSYNKIDNNCHFDAVLVSFINFFTSILATLVVFAVLGFKANIMNEKCVAENAEKILGYLDSHVLSHDLIPPHVNFSHLTTSDYAEMYGVIKTVKEGSFAQLGLEPCVLEDELNKAVQGTGLAFIAFTEAMTHFPASPFWSVMFFFMLINLGLGSMIGTMTGITTPVLDAYKVQKELFTVCCCIVAFLCGLLFVQRSGNYFVTMFDDYSAGLPLTVVVILENLSVAWIYGTKRFMQDLEDMLGFRPNMIYFYLWKYVSPLCLIVLISATVIEMAISPPGYNAWVQELAQERFQSYPPWALAMCFALIVLAMLPLPVVFIARHFNLMSDGSNKLSVSYRKTMMKDMSNLEEQNEARLILGAKPGEAPSSVPARRAYLTPGGNKXLDPNSLSPNSCYGTSYQNAAISPTTPTTLSTPVTPESDS, encoded by the exons ATGCCTAAGAACAGCAAGGTGACGCAGCGCGAGCAGAGCCATGAGCACGTCACAGAGTCGGTGGCTGACCTGCTCGCACACGAGGAGCCACTCGACTACAAGAGCAGCTCCCTGAATGTCGGGGGGGCGGCCGGGAAGAAAGTCCCGCAGATAGAGGTGCCCGAAAACGATGGGCGCCCCGCCTGGAACAGCAAACTCCAGTACATCTTGGCCCAGGTGGGCTTCTCTGTGGGCCTGGGCAACGTGTGGCGCTTCCCTTACCTGTGCCAAAAGAATGGAGGAG GTGCCTATCTGGTTCCCtacttcatcctcctcctcatcatcggGATCCCGCTCTTCTTCTTGGAGCTGGCGGTGGGTCAGAAGATCCGACGTGGGAGCATCGGGGTCTGGAACTATGTCTGTCCCCGTCTGGGCGGGATAGGGATGTCAAGTCTGATG GTGTGCGGCTTTGTGGGTCTCTACTACAATGTGATCATTGGTTGGAGCATCTTCTACTTCTTCCAGTCCTTTCAGTATCCTCTGCCATGGAGCGACTGCCCAATCAGAAAGAACGGGACACTTGCTA TTGTGGAGCCGGAGTGTGACAAAAGCTCGGCTACGACCTATTTCTGGTACCGTCAGACTCTGAACACGACCAGCACCATCGCAGTGAGTGGCGGCCTCAACGTCAAAATGACCCTGTCTCTGTTCGTGGCCTGGATCATTGTCTGTCTCGCCGTCATTAAAGGAATCGCCTCCTCTGGGAAG GTGATGTACTTCAGCTCTCTTTTCCCCTATTTGGTGCTCTTCTGTTTCCTGGTCAGGGGGCTGATGCTGAAGGGATCGGTGGATGGTATTGCTCACATGTTCACTCCCAAG CTGGAAAAGATGTTGGAGCCCAAGGTGTGGAGGGAGGCAGCCACCCAGGTCTTCTTCGCCCTGGGTCTGGGCTTTGGAGGAGTCATAGCTTTCTCCAGTTACAATAAGATAGACAACAACTGTCATTTTGACGCCGTGCTCGTGTCTTTCATCAACTTCTTCACCTCCATCCTGGCCACGCTGGTGGTGTTCGCTGTGCTGGGCTTCAAGGCCAACATCATGAATGAAAAGTGTGTCGCAGA GAATGCAGAGAAGATCCTGGGATACCTCGACTCACATGTCCTGAGTCACGATCTCATCCCTCCACACGTGAACTTCTCCCATCTCACCACATCAGACTATGCCGAGATGTATGGGGTCATCAAGACGGTCAAAGAGGGCAGCTTTGCCCAGCTGGGTCTGGAGCCTTGTGTCCTGGAGGACGAGCTCAACAAG GCTGTCCAGGGCACCGGCCTGGCTTTCATCGCCTTCACAGAAGCCATGACCCATTTCCCAGCGTCCCCATTCTGGTCGGTCATGTTCTTCTTCATGCTCATTAACCTCGGTCTGGGAAGCATGATCGGCACCATGACAGGCATCACCACACCCGTCCTCGACGCCTACAAAGTCCAGAAGGAGCTTTTCACAG tgtgttgcTGCATTGTGGCCTTCCTGTGTGGCCTGTTGTTCGTTCAGCGCTCAGGGAATTACTTTGTCACCATGTTCGATGATTATTCTGCTGGTCTGCCTCTAACTGTAGTGGTCATCCTGGAAAATCTGTCTGTCGCTTGGATTTACGGCACTAAAAG GTTCATGCAGGACCTGGAGGACATGTTGGGTTTCCGACCAAACATGATCTATTTCTACCTGTGGAAGTATGtgtcccctctctgtctcattgTTCTCATCTCAGCCACTGTCATCGAGATGGCCATCAGCCCACCAGGATACAACGCCTGGGTCCAAGAGCtg gCTCAGGAACGCTTCCAGAGCTACCCTCCCTGGGCACTAGCCATGTGCTTTGCTCTCATTGTATTGGCCATGCTTCCTCTGCCTGTCGTCTTCATCGCCCGTCACTTCAACCTGATGTCAGACGGCTCCAACAAGCTGTCCGTCTCCTACCGTAAAACCATGATGAAGGACATGTCCAACCTGGAGGAGCAGAACGAGGCCAGATTAATCCTCGGCGCCAAGCCTGGCGAGGCACCGTCATCAGTGCCGGCGCGCAGAGCTTACCTCACTCCTGGAGGGAACA CCCTGGACCCCAACTCCCTGTCTCCAAACAGCTGCTACGGTACAAGCTACCAAAACGCTGCCATCAGCCCCACCACGCCAACAACACTGTCCACGCCTGTTACACCAGAGTCGGACTCTTGA
- the strip1 gene encoding striatin-interacting protein 1 homolog: MDIGGNGGGLPVNNKQRAMLPNKSRGEFTRNPRKDSEGLSESPDLEFEYADTDKWAAELSELYSYTEGPEFALNRKCFEEEFRTHVSDKKWTELDAAEHRAHAMRLLDSLEVIAREKRLKVARAILYMAQGTFAECSSEAEVQHWMRYNIFLLLDVGTFSALVELLNMEIDNSAACSSAVRKPAISLADSTDLRVLLNIMYLMVETIQQDDPYDRPEWKIIRETFRTELGSPLFNNEPISVMLFGMVTKFCSGHAPHFPMKKVLLLLWKSILFTLGGFDQLQSIKVRKRDELGLPPLPEDSIRVIRSMRAASPPASASDLIEQQQKRARREHKALIKQDNLDAFNEKDPYKADDTREDEDDNDDNDNSIEAETFPLERDEVMPPPIPHPPSERVSFPKGLPWAPKVREKDIENFLESSRSKFIGYTLGNDTDTVVGLPRPIHESIKTLKQHKYVSIAEVQMAKEEEFQKTPLSGGEEEVEMCATELLYQGILPSLPQYMIALLKILLAAAPTSKAKTDSINILADVLPEEMPTTVLQSMKLGVDVNRHKEIIVKAISAILLLLLKHFKLNHIYQFEYMAQHLVFANCIPLILKFFNQNIMSYITAKNSISVLDFPYCVVHELPELTAESLEAGDNNQFCWRNLFSCINLLRILNKLTKWKHSRTMMLVVFKSAPILKRALKVKQAMMQLYVLKLLKVQTKYLGRQWRKSNMKTMSAIYQKVRHRLNDDWAYGNDLDARPWDFQAEECALRANIERFNSRRYDKSHSNPDFLPVDNCLQSVLGQRVDLPEDFQMNYDLWLEREVFSKPISWEELLQ, from the exons atggacatCGGTGGGAACGGTGGTGGGCTACCTGTAAACAATAAACAGAGAGCCATGCTACCGAACAAAAGCAGGGGCGAATTTACCCGCAACCCAAGAAAAGATTCAGAG GGGTTGTCCGAGTCTCCAGACCTGGAGTTTGAATATGCTGATACAGACAAGTGGGCTGCAGAGCTGTCAG AGCTGTACAGTTATACTGAAGGACCAGAGTTTGCTCTTAATAGGAAGTGCTTTGAGGAAGAATTCAGAACACATG TGTCTGATAAGAAGTGGACCGAGCTTGATGCAGCTGAGCACAGAGCTCACGCTATGCGCCTCTTGGACAGTCTGGAGGTGATTGCCCGGGAGAAGAGGCTGAAGGTTGCCAGAGCCATTCTTTACATGGCTCAGG gAACCTTTGCAGAGTGCAGCTCTGAGGCTGAGGTGCAGCACTGGATGAGATACAACATCTTTCTGCTCTTGGACGTTGGGACCTTCTCTGCTCTGGTGGAACTGCTCAACATGGAGATTGA taaCAGCGCTGCCTGTAGTAGTGCTGTGAGAAAACCAGCCATTTCCCTTGCCGATAGCACAGACCTCAGAGTGCTGCTCAACATAATGTACCTGATGGTGGAAACAATCCAACAGGATGACCCTTATGACAGGCCTGAATGGAAAATCATCAGGGAAACCTTCAGAACAGAACTAG GATCTCCGCTGTTCAACAACGAGCCCATTTCTGTCATGCTGTTTGGTATGGTTACCAAGTTCTGCAGTGGTCATGCCCCCCACTTCCCAATGAAGAAGGTGCTATTACTGTTGTGGAAGAGCATACTG TTCACACTTGGAGGGTTTGACCAGCTCCAAAGCATAAAGGTTCGTAAGCGTGACGAACTGggtctcccccctctccccgAGGACAGCATTCGGGTTATACGCAGTATGAGGGCCGCTTCTCCTCCTGCATCTGCATCTGACCTCATAGAGCAGCAACAAAAACGGGCACGCCGTGAACACAAG GCCCTGATCAAACAGGACAACCTGGACGCATTCAATGAAAAGGACCCTTACAAGGCAGATGACACTCGTGAGGACGAGGATGACAACGATGACAACGACAACTCTATAGAGGCAGAAACGTTCCCACTGGAAAGGGATGAGGTGATGCCTCCACCTATTCCTCACCCTCCATCAGAGAGGGTGTCCTTCCCCAAAGGTCTGCCGTGGGCTCCTAAAGTCAG GGAAAAGGACATTGAAAATTTCCTGGAATCAAGTAGAAGTAAATTCATTGGTTACACACTCGGGAA TGATACAGATACAGTCGTTGGATTGCCCAGGCCAATTCATGAGAGCATCAAGACGTTAAAGCAG cacaAGTACGTCTCCATAGCGGAGGTACAGATGGCAAAGGAGGAGGAGTTTCAGAAAACCCCTCTGTCTGGT ggtgaagaggaagTGGAGATGTGCGCCACCGAGCTGCTCTATCAGGGAATCCTGCCCAGTTTGCCTCAATACATG ATTGCTCTGCTGAAGATCCTGCTGGCAGCTGCTCCAACCTCCAAAGCCAAAACAGACTCCATCAACATCCTGGCAGATGTGCTACCGGAGGAGATGCC GACCACAGTGTTGCAAAGTATGAAACTTGGTGTTGATGTCAATCGACACAAAGAGATCATTGTAAAAGCCATCTCTGcaatcctgctgctgctgctcaaacaCTTCAAACTTAACCACATCTACCAG TTTGAGTACATGGCTCAACACCTGGTGTTCGCCAACTGCATCCCCCTCATTCTGAAGTTCTTCAACCAGAACATCATGTCTTATATCACAGCTAAGAATAG CATTTCAGTACTTGACTTTCCATACTGTGTTGTGCATGAGCTCCCGGAGTTGACTGCAGAGAGTctg GAAGCGGGAGACAACAATCAGTTTTGCTGGAGGAATTTGTTTTCCTGTATTAACCTGCTGAGGATTCTCAACAAACTGACCAAGTGGAAGCACTCCAGAACCATG ATGTTGGTGGTGTTTAAATCCGCTCCCATCCTGAAGAGGGCGCTAAAGGTCAAGCAGGCCATGATGCAGCTCTACGTCCTCAAGCTGCTCAAAGTGCAGACCAAATACCTGGGACGTCAGTGGAGGAAGAGCAACATGAAGACCATGTCCGCCATCTATCAAAAGGTCCGTCATCGCCTCAATGATGACTGGGCTTACGGAAATG ATCTGGATGCCCGTCCCTGGGACTTCCAGGCCGAGGAGTGCGCTCTGCGGGCCAACATCGAACGTTTCAACAGTCGCCGCTACGACAAGAGCCACAGCAATCCAGATTTCCTGCCTGTAGACAACTGTCTGCAGAGTGTTCTAGGACAGCGGGTGGACCTGCCCGAAGACTTCCAAATGAACTATGACCTTTGGCTGGAGCGGGAGGTCTTCTCCAAACCTATTTCCTGGGAAGAACTGCTACAGTGA